GCGGCCCGCTACCTGGACGCACCGGAGGAGGTCGACTTCGGCGAACTCCACGTCTTCGTCGGCACCGACTTCGTCATCACCGTCCGCCACGGCGCGGCCCCCGACCTGTCGGCGGTCCGCCGCCGCATGGAGGAGACCCCCGAACTGCTGGCCCTGGGGCCGGAGGCGGTCCTGTACGCGATCCTGGACGCGGTCGTCGACGGGTACGCGCCCGTGGTCGCCGGCGTCCAGAACGACATCGACGAGATCGAGACCGAGGTCTTCGGCGGCGACCCGGCGGTGTCCCGCCGCATCTACGAACTCTCCCGCGAGATAGTCGAGTTCCAGCGCGCCACCCGCCCGCTGGTGAGCATGCTGCACGGCCTGATGGCCGGCTTCGCCAAGTACGGCACGGACGAGGAGCTCCAGCGCTACCTCCGCGACGTCGCCGACCACGTCACCCACACCAGCGAACGCGTCGACGGCTTCCGCCAGGCCCTCAGCGAGATCCTCACGGTCAACGCCACCCTGGTCGCCCAGCAACAGGGCGCCGAGATGCGGGCCTTGGCCGAGGCCGGCTTCGAACAGAACGAGGAGATCAAGAAGATCTCCGCCTGGGCCGCGATCCTGTTCGCACCCACCCTCGTCGGAACCATCTACGGCATGAACTTCGACAACATGCCGGAGCTGCACTGGGC
This sequence is a window from Streptomyces sp. HUAS YS2. Protein-coding genes within it:
- a CDS encoding magnesium and cobalt transport protein CorA, which gives rise to MSERRPRAALSPLKHPWRRQAEPPSSGPSGSAGSSGGAGGSGSSSGSGGSGSPGKGGPPEPPGGEPRPSVVQASLYRDGRRVSSPDTLAETFRQLREQPEGMAWIGLQRPTEDELHSLAAEFDLHELAVEDAMEAHQRPKLERYGDTLFVVLRAARYLDAPEEVDFGELHVFVGTDFVITVRHGAAPDLSAVRRRMEETPELLALGPEAVLYAILDAVVDGYAPVVAGVQNDIDEIETEVFGGDPAVSRRIYELSREIVEFQRATRPLVSMLHGLMAGFAKYGTDEELQRYLRDVADHVTHTSERVDGFRQALSEILTVNATLVAQQQGAEMRALAEAGFEQNEEIKKISAWAAILFAPTLVGTIYGMNFDNMPELHWAGGYPFAVVLMAVVCTSLYVVFKKKDWL